The following are from one region of the Bactrocera oleae isolate idBacOlea1 chromosome 6, idBacOlea1, whole genome shotgun sequence genome:
- the LOC138857907 gene encoding uncharacterized protein, with amino-acid sequence MELINAKHRDYKTRNILTTAERIKVIKAYKHMPNYQRLASTFGCSAKQIKNIISNKDQLLRHYDSVRANKLTDEVTNRRQEKIDFLGKVVYEFLLRALYLRMPIGTTIIRQKAFEVKEAIAIENFSPNNAWLRDFKATYNRLDLAGMMEHLPSDMDQRRSLKCIDIIEYVSQQEREERRKILTLAKDENCNSVWESESADGSNSSCSYEHTVNNRVAINNNENGDQFSDADMKSTDDDSVVDTNIEPIVVNLASDDEEESNDDVSLAKVESINAPANHSTSAQKPISLPPFPDIHSYPEALRHLRVLEDFAMIEENYRAIGLITQLEQIFKNPPKLKSLSH; translated from the coding sequence atGGAGTTGATAAACGCGAAACATCGCGATTACAAAACGCGCAATATACTGACGACGGCGGAGCGCATAAAGGTGATCAAAGCCTACAAACACATGCCGAACTATCAACGTTTGGCGAGCACATTCGGCTGCAGTGCCAAGCAGATAAAGAACATCATTTCGAATAAGGATCAACTGTTGCGTCATTATGATAGCGTGCGTGCCAACAAGCTAACCGATGAGGTTACCAATCGGCGACAAGAGAAGATTGACTTTCTCGGCAAAGTCGTCTACGAGTTTCTGCTGCGCGCCCTCTACCTGCGCATGCCCATCGGCACCACGATCATACGTCAGAAGGCATTCGAAGTTAAGGAAGCGATAGCTATTGAAAATTTCTCACCCAACAATGCATGGTTGCGAGACTTCAAAGCCACTTATAATCGTTTGGATTTGGCGGGCATGATGGAGCACTTGCCCAGCGATATGGATCAGCGACGTTCGTTGAAGTGCATCGATATAATTGAGTATGTTAGTCAGCAGGAGAGAGAAGAGCGGCGCAAAATTTTGACATTGGCGAAAGATGAGAATTGCAATAGTGTGTGGGAGAGTGAGAGTGCGGATGGCAGTAATAGTTCGTGCAGTTACGAGCATACGGTGAATAACCGAGTCGCTATTAATAACAACGAAAATGGTGACCAGTTCAGCGATGCTGATATGAAAAGTACTGATGACGATAGCGTCGTTGATACAAATATTGAACCGATTGTCGTGAATTTAGCGTCGGATGACGAAGAAGAGAGCAATGACGATGTCTCTCTTGCCAAAGTAGAATCAATCAACGCGCCTGCTAATCATAGCACTTCGGCGCAAAAACCGATATCATTGCCCCCCTTCCCTGATATACACAGTTATCCGGAGGCTTTGCGTCATTTACGGGTGCTTGAAGACTTTGCGATGATTGAGGAAAACTATCGTGCCATCGGTTTGATAACTCAACTGGAGCAGATATTTAAGAATCCACCCAAATTGAAGAGTTTAAGTCATTAA
- the LOC106627342 gene encoding uncharacterized protein yields the protein MEPQQLKWRDYKPYKKLTLGQRIQVIKAYKYIPNYRQLAKHFGCSKLQIKNIIASQDELLQSYEKARAKNLSARVDNSNEAKIELLGKVIFEFLLRALNLRMSTDATVIRRKALEVKKALAIENFTPNDVWLHSFKLKHYSVDLMEMMEQLESDMGERRSLDCNDIIAYVREQEREEQRKLLVEDKRIAILSRRVEELCQSETEQNVANKDCGNVDGAKTTGKTAKEPAATKHQRSLKNNIEALVMSIRSDVQGQSVETSARNTRTAQRAKAVEPAKISIKTEATENDLVSIVKVESTDISDNTNTTTKKPTTNRPQRSTRITNYMEALRYLRVLENFVMTEENYSALSLITQLEYIFRSAVRSKRKAT from the coding sequence atggaGCCGCAACAGCTGAAGTGGCGCGACTACAAGCCATACAAGAAGCTCACGCTGGGCCAACGCATACAAGTGATTAAGGCCTACAAATATATACCCAACTATCGGCAGTTGGCCAAGCATTTCGGCTGTAGTAAATTGCAGATCAAAAACATTATTGCCAGCCAGGATGAACTGCTGCAGAGCTATGAGAAAGCACGTGCCAAGAACCTAAGCGCCAGAGTGGACAATTCGAATGAGGCGAAAATCGAATTGCTCGGTAAGGTAATCTTTGAGTTTCTATTGCGCGCGCTCAATCTTCGCATGTCTACTGATGCGACGGTCATACGCCGCAAAGCGTTGGAGGTGAAGAAGGCCTTGGCCATTGAGAATTTCACACCGAACGATGTGTGGTTGCATTCCTTCAAGTTAAAACACTATAGCGTAGACCTAATGGAGATGATGGAGCAATTGGAAAGTGATATGGGTGAGCGTCGTTCGTTGGATTGCAATGACATTATTGCGTATGTGCGAGAGCAGGAGAGAGAGGAGCAGCGTAAGCTATTGGTCGAAGATAAGCGCATTGCTATATTGAGTAGACGAGTAGAAGAATTGTGCCAAAGTGAAACTGAGCAAAATGTGGCGAATAAAGATTGTGGTAATGTGGATGGTGCGAAAACTACAGGGAAAACTGCAAAAGAACCCGCGGCAACAAAACACCAAAGAAGTCTTAAAAACAATATCGAAGCGCTTGTTATGAGTATAAGATCAGATGTCCAAGGACAAAGTGTCGAAACGTCCGCGCGAAATACGAGAACAGCTCAGAGAGCGAAGGCAGTGGAACCTGCAAAAATCAGTATAAAAACAGAAGCTACGGAGAATGACCTAGTCTCCATCGTTAAAGTTGAATCCACCGATATTAGTGATAACACTAACACAACAActaaaaaaccaacaacaaatcgGCCACAACGTAGCACGCGTATAACTAATTATATGGAGGCGCTGCGTTATTTAAGAGTTCTTGAGAATTTCGTAATGACGGAGGAGAACTATAGTGCGCTTAGCTTGATAACACAATTGGAGTATATATTTAGGAGTGCGGTCCGTTCCAAAAGGAAAGCTAcgtaa